ACAGTCGTACTCGATCCGCCGCAGGCCGAGCCGCCGTTTACCCCGACGGTCCAATTCACGACATCGGTTTACGGCATTCACCAACCAGGAACGGCCTACCGGATGGACGAGATTCCAATCCCGCTCCGGGCCGTTTTGCCCGCCCGCTATCCGACGGACGAGCACGTTCTTGGCGACATCGAACGAGTGCTGAGGCAGCGCGTTTAAGCCGGATGGTGGGCCGGCGCTCGACTTTGTCGAGCTGGTCCCACACTCTACAAGAGGTCGCTCTATCGCCGCAGGTCGAGACACTTAAGCGTGTGATCGTCTCGCGCGTAGAGGCGGCCCGAAGCGAGCGCCGGCAATGCGAAGGTTTTCGTATTGAAGATCTGAGCCGAAGCCAACTCGGCGTATTGCGACGGGGAGGCTTTCACCAGTACAAACGTCCCGTCCGTCTTTTGCGCGAGCAGCTTGCCGTCCGCAAAGAGCACGGTTGCGTAACCAAAGTCCTCCTTCTCCCAGAGGACCTTTTGCTTTTCGGGGTCGATGCAGCGGAGACTCGCCCTGCCCTGATCATCGCGGCCATGGATGCCGAAGAGCACGCCGCCGTCGGCGATGCAGGTCGCGTACTGGCTCGAGATCAGGTCGTTCGATTCCCACAATTTGTCCAGCGACGCGTTGCCGATTTTTGCAAAGACGGCCCCGACGCCGTAACTGGCCGTCATGAACAGCCGATCGCCCACGACTGTCGGATTCGCTCCGTTGACAGTCGGGCCGCGCATGCCGAACGGAATTTCAAATCGAATCGCACCATTGTCCGGATTGAGCGAGACCGTCGTCAGCCGCGTCTCGACGATGAGGTGGCGGACGCCGTTCACCGTCACCGCGACCGGCGAGGAATAACTGGCATTTTCGTTCGTCTGCTTCCAGAGCGGCTTGCCCGACTCGAGCGAGAAGGCCACGATCCCGGCGCCCGCCTTCGCGCCGCCGACGTTCACGATCACCTTGTCCCCCTCGACAAGCGGCGAGCTGCCCGCGCCAAAGTAGCCCTCGCCGGCCCGATACTCCGCGTGCGTGTCGCGGGTCCAGATTTTCGCGCCGTCGGCCAAGCGCAAGCATGCGAGGTGTCCTTGTACGCCGAACGCGATCA
This genomic stretch from Pirellulales bacterium harbors:
- a CDS encoding PQQ-binding-like beta-propeller repeat protein, with the protein product MAARSRRTSPRRIWKVLVGLAAALPLYAMRADGGDWPQILGPHRDGRAEGESLADSWPAGGPKVVWERPVGRGYAGASILGERGVLFHRVENEEAVEAFDVKTGKSSWKVAFPTSYVSGISPDDGPRCVPIIHGDRVIAFGVQGHLACLRLADGAKIWTRDTHAEYRAGEGYFGAGSSPLVEGDKVIVNVGGAKAGAGIVAFSLESGKPLWKQTNENASYSSPVAVTVNGVRHLIVETRLTTVSLNPDNGAIRFEIPFGMRGPTVNGANPTVVGDRLFMTASYGVGAVFAKIGNASLDKLWESNDLISSQYATCIADGGVLFGIHGRDDQGRASLRCIDPEKQKVLWEKEDFGYATVLFADGKLLAQKTDGTFVLVKASPSQYAELASAQIFNTKTFALPALASGRLYARDDHTLKCLDLRR